The Campylobacter sp. MIT 12-8780 genome has a window encoding:
- a CDS encoding ABC transporter ATP-binding protein: MKIKLENISKFYGKNPILKDFNLELKNGEFVCILGKSGCGKSTLLDILSGFTCFDGGKALLENKVYEKSLPISKKRIKIFQDYALLEYKSVLENVKFALKAQNFNKKELEKRALQFISLVGLSEKKDEFVSKLSGGQKQRVALARALTCEPEILLLDEPFSALDNFTRKYLQKELLKLAKQSSSTMILVTHDIEEALFLGDRIIVLEKMGKILGDLKGIKNEQEKEGLSFYTLKNRIENLLLGKVSEDDYIAI; encoded by the coding sequence ATGAAAATAAAACTTGAAAATATCAGCAAATTTTATGGTAAAAATCCTATTTTAAAAGACTTTAATCTTGAGCTTAAAAACGGCGAATTTGTATGTATTTTAGGCAAAAGTGGTTGTGGAAAAAGCACTTTACTTGACATTTTAAGTGGCTTTACTTGTTTTGATGGAGGCAAAGCCTTGCTTGAAAACAAAGTTTATGAAAAAAGCTTGCCTATTAGCAAAAAACGCATTAAAATCTTTCAAGATTATGCACTTTTAGAGTATAAAAGCGTTCTTGAAAATGTAAAATTTGCCCTAAAAGCTCAAAATTTCAACAAAAAAGAGCTCGAAAAAAGAGCTTTGCAATTTATCTCCCTGGTAGGACTTAGCGAGAAAAAAGATGAATTTGTAAGTAAATTAAGTGGGGGACAAAAACAACGCGTAGCTTTAGCTAGAGCACTTACTTGCGAGCCTGAAATTCTCTTGCTCGATGAGCCTTTTTCAGCCCTTGATAATTTTACAAGAAAATATTTACAAAAAGAGCTTTTAAAACTTGCCAAACAAAGCAGCTCAACTATGATTTTAGTAACTCATGACATAGAAGAAGCCTTGTTTTTGGGCGATAGGATCATTGTTTTAGAAAAGATGGGTAAAATTTTGGGGGATTTAAAAGGCATAAAAAATGAACAAGAAAAAGAAGGGCTAAGCTTTTATACCCTTAAAAATAGGATAGAAAATCTACTTCTAGGAAAGGTTTCAGAAGATGATTATATTGCAATCTAA
- a CDS encoding OsmC family protein translates to MEQNKVAPTCACLSPIDKAALEALAQSGKENPDVIKTLKCKSVAVGKFRHENYIRNLPPYIVDEPPTLLGDDTAPNPSEAVLAALGSCLCVGIHANAIAQNIIVNKLEIELEGDLNITAVWGTGDLSKNKPLGFTDIRIKVNFDCNADEQTKQAIIEHATKYSPVANTMIRVVNVLVDDAKFKGL, encoded by the coding sequence ATGGAACAAAATAAAGTTGCGCCAACTTGTGCGTGTTTGAGCCCTATAGATAAGGCTGCTCTTGAAGCTTTGGCCCAAAGCGGTAAAGAAAATCCAGATGTGATTAAAACTCTTAAATGCAAAAGCGTTGCTGTAGGTAAATTTCGCCATGAAAACTACATAAGAAATTTACCTCCTTACATAGTCGATGAGCCGCCAACACTTTTAGGAGATGATACAGCACCAAATCCTAGTGAAGCTGTGCTGGCTGCACTTGGTTCTTGCCTTTGTGTGGGTATTCATGCTAATGCCATTGCTCAAAATATCATTGTCAATAAACTTGAGATAGAGCTTGAAGGCGATTTAAACATCACAGCAGTTTGGGGCACAGGGGATCTTAGCAAAAATAAGCCTTTGGGCTTTACTGATATTCGCATTAAAGTCAATTTTGATTGCAATGCTGATGAACAAACCAAACAAGCCATCATCGAACACGCTACAAAATATTCACCAGTAGCTAACACCATGATACGCGTTGTCAATGTCCTCGTTGATGATGCAAAATTTAAAGGCTTATAA
- a CDS encoding acyl-CoA dehydrogenase family protein: MQNLAKELLSKKAQVIHQGYYPKEELKALAKAGAFKPFEKGISGLFEVCKNIKIISSHCGNTGFLAWCHAALIYYLLHSPNKSLQDSFLQGLINGEILGGTGLSNAAKAQAKLEKNFLKAKSHENGFIINGKLPWVSNLDDDALFAVLFESENGSKVGLIKASEIKTSQHIRFIALEGSATKSIGFKDYFLPQSRLIAEDGEAFFTSIITGFILLQCALGLGLLYNCYELIKDKNYQALPYNAQKLQNEIHKFEQKLEKLCKDPHPKTPKKALKLKLNIAKTCQKASSWVVIYNGTKGFLQGSSTSKLLLEICFFALVSPSVKHLYKLLQKD; encoded by the coding sequence ATGCAAAACCTTGCTAAAGAACTTTTGAGCAAAAAAGCACAAGTTATTCATCAAGGCTATTATCCAAAAGAAGAGCTTAAAGCACTTGCTAAGGCAGGGGCTTTTAAGCCTTTTGAAAAAGGTATTTCAGGCTTATTTGAAGTATGTAAAAATATCAAAATCATCTCTAGCCATTGTGGTAACACAGGCTTTCTAGCCTGGTGTCATGCAGCTTTGATCTATTATCTTTTGCACAGCCCAAATAAAAGCTTGCAAGATAGTTTTTTACAAGGTTTAATCAACGGAGAAATTTTAGGAGGCACGGGACTTTCAAATGCTGCCAAGGCTCAAGCAAAGCTAGAAAAGAACTTTCTCAAAGCAAAAAGTCACGAAAATGGCTTTATCATCAATGGAAAACTACCTTGGGTATCAAATTTAGATGATGATGCTTTATTTGCAGTGCTTTTTGAAAGTGAAAATGGCTCTAAAGTTGGCTTGATCAAAGCAAGCGAGATCAAAACAAGCCAGCATATACGCTTCATCGCCCTTGAAGGTAGCGCAACAAAAAGTATTGGCTTTAAGGATTACTTTTTGCCACAAAGCAGACTTATAGCAGAAGATGGTGAAGCATTTTTTACAAGCATAATAACCGGCTTTATTTTGCTCCAATGTGCGCTTGGTTTGGGGCTTTTGTATAATTGCTATGAGCTGATCAAAGATAAAAACTATCAAGCCTTGCCCTACAATGCACAAAAACTTCAAAATGAAATTCACAAATTCGAACAAAAACTTGAAAAATTATGCAAAGATCCTCACCCAAAAACTCCAAAAAAAGCCTTAAAACTCAAGCTAAACATTGCCAAAACTTGTCAAAAAGCAAGCTCTTGGGTTGTCATCTATAATGGCACAAAAGGCTTTTTGCAAGGCTCAAGTACAAGCAAACTCTTGCTTGAAATTTGTTTCTTTGCCCTAGTAAGCCCCAGTGTAAAACATTTGTACAAACTTTTGCAAAAAGATTAA
- the cmoB gene encoding tRNA 5-methoxyuridine(34)/uridine 5-oxyacetic acid(34) synthase CmoB, with amino-acid sequence MTLNEQKQILSRIATLAKLSHEAKLSLNEAVCLKCDPSLDEDIKQIALELKPWRKGPFCINELFIDSEWQSFVKFDILKPFMNELEGKIVADVGCNNGYYMFKMLEFKPAKIIGFDPCLRPFLQFHLLNTLAKTNISFELLGVEDLSAFCIQAKLKFDFIFCLGVLYHRSDPLKTLKQLKSALNKGGVVFLDTMYIEDEREIALIPRKTYSKIANIFFIPSILGLRNWCEKAGFSHFEVLATRDTDEFEQRTTAWSEGYSLKDFLSEGDKKKTLEGYDAPKRVYVKLKV; translated from the coding sequence ATGACATTAAATGAGCAAAAACAAATTCTTTCACGCATCGCTACCTTAGCTAAACTAAGCCATGAAGCAAAGCTCAGCCTAAATGAAGCCGTATGCTTAAAATGCGATCCTAGCCTAGATGAAGATATAAAGCAAATCGCTTTAGAGCTAAAACCATGGCGAAAAGGTCCCTTTTGCATTAATGAGCTTTTCATCGATAGCGAGTGGCAAAGCTTTGTTAAATTTGATATTTTAAAGCCTTTTATGAATGAGCTTGAAGGCAAAATCGTTGCTGATGTGGGGTGCAATAATGGTTATTATATGTTTAAAATGCTTGAGTTTAAGCCTGCAAAAATCATAGGTTTTGATCCTTGTTTGCGTCCTTTTTTGCAATTTCACCTTTTAAACACACTTGCAAAAACTAATATCTCTTTTGAGCTTTTGGGTGTTGAGGATTTAAGTGCGTTTTGTATACAAGCTAAGCTTAAATTTGACTTTATTTTTTGTCTTGGTGTTTTATACCATAGAAGCGATCCGCTTAAAACTTTAAAACAATTAAAAAGTGCTTTAAATAAAGGCGGGGTTGTGTTTTTAGATACTATGTATATAGAAGATGAAAGAGAAATTGCTTTGATTCCTCGAAAAACTTACTCAAAAATTGCAAATATTTTTTTCATTCCGTCGATATTAGGCTTACGCAATTGGTGTGAAAAAGCTGGTTTTTCTCATTTTGAAGTATTGGCTACTAGGGATACGGACGAATTTGAACAAAGAACAACAGCTTGGAGTGAAGGATATTCGCTTAAGGATTTCTTAAGCGAAGGAGATAAGAAGAAGACTTTAGAAGGCTATGATGCACCTAAACGCGTATATGTTAAATTAAAGGTTTAA
- a CDS encoding thermonuclease family protein, which translates to MKINYKNALNLRKAISDPKRLMLLLIAFGLIFLLNSFASYNTSFKAQVVRVIDGDTIEVLDKNKQNYRVRFFGIDAPESNQAFGKKSKEFLASLVAGKEVKVIKKDTDKYDRILAVIEFEGKDINKIMVENGFAWAYSYYTQAYVAEQNLAKSKKLGLWADKKPIEPYKWRKTHSFKEK; encoded by the coding sequence ATGAAGATAAATTATAAAAATGCGTTGAATTTAAGAAAGGCGATTAGCGATCCAAAACGTCTTATGCTCTTGCTTATAGCCTTTGGCTTGATTTTTCTTTTAAATTCTTTTGCGAGTTATAATACCAGCTTTAAAGCCCAAGTTGTAAGAGTGATAGATGGTGATACTATCGAGGTTTTAGATAAAAATAAGCAAAACTATAGAGTGCGTTTTTTTGGCATAGATGCGCCTGAGTCAAATCAAGCCTTTGGCAAAAAATCAAAGGAATTTTTAGCCTCGCTTGTTGCTGGTAAAGAAGTAAAAGTTATCAAAAAAGACACAGATAAATATGATAGAATCTTAGCCGTGATTGAGTTTGAGGGTAAAGATATCAACAAAATAATGGTAGAAAACGGCTTTGCGTGGGCGTATAGTTACTATACACAAGCTTATGTTGCTGAACAAAACCTAGCCAAAAGCAAAAAACTTGGGCTTTGGGCGGATAAAAAACCTATAGAGCCTTATAAATGGCGAAAAACTCATTCTTTCAAGGAAAAATAA
- the rpsR gene encoding 30S ribosomal protein S18 — protein MAEKRKYSRKYCKYTEAKVEFIDYKDTAMLKHALSERFKIMPRRLTGTSKKYQEMVEKAIKRARHVALIPYIVDRKNVVTNPFEGL, from the coding sequence ATGGCTGAAAAGAGAAAATATTCACGCAAGTATTGCAAATACACTGAGGCAAAGGTTGAATTTATCGACTATAAAGATACAGCGATGCTTAAGCATGCTTTATCTGAGAGATTTAAGATTATGCCACGTCGTTTAACAGGCACAAGCAAAAAATACCAAGAAATGGTAGAAAAAGCGATCAAACGTGCAAGACATGTTGCATTGATCCCATATATCGTTGATAGAAAAAATGTAGTTACAAATCCTTTTGAGGGTTTGTGA
- a CDS encoding single-stranded DNA-binding protein, with the protein MFNKVVLVGNLTRDIEMRYMPSGSAIGSSAIAVTRRYNGANGEKKEETCFIDISFFGRTAEVANQYLSKGSKVLIEGRLRFEQWSDQNGQNRSKHSIYVENMEMLGSSPNPQGNFAGNTNQNYAPNKTQQSYDPYASDMNKSPSNSNFNANKRANQNQNYQEEKLKEIDIDDYDVDDKSELPF; encoded by the coding sequence ATGTTTAATAAAGTTGTTTTGGTAGGCAATTTAACCAGAGATATAGAAATGCGTTATATGCCCTCAGGCAGTGCTATAGGCTCTTCAGCAATCGCTGTAACAAGAAGATATAATGGAGCAAATGGCGAAAAAAAAGAAGAAACTTGTTTCATCGATATAAGTTTTTTTGGACGCACGGCAGAAGTAGCCAATCAATATCTTTCAAAGGGAAGTAAAGTGCTTATTGAAGGAAGGCTTCGATTTGAGCAGTGGAGCGATCAAAACGGACAAAATCGCTCAAAACACAGCATATATGTAGAAAATATGGAAATGTTAGGCTCAAGTCCAAACCCACAAGGAAATTTCGCAGGCAATACAAATCAAAACTATGCACCAAATAAAACACAGCAAAGTTATGATCCATACGCAAGCGATATGAATAAAAGCCCTTCAAATAGCAATTTTAACGCTAATAAGCGAGCCAATCAAAACCAAAATTATCAAGAAGAAAAGCTAAAAGAAATCGATATTGATGATTATGATGTCGATGATAAAAGCGAATTACCATTTTAA
- the rpsF gene encoding 30S ribosomal protein S6 — MRHYEVLFILKPTLTEEEVNAKLEFVKELLTRNNAQIESVIPMGTRKLAYVIKKYERGTYFVIYFKAEPSFIAELERVLKITEEVIRFLIVKYENKQEIAAWEKLSHGVKQAKKEIKPLDAPEV, encoded by the coding sequence ATGAGACATTATGAGGTTTTATTTATCTTAAAACCTACGCTCACCGAAGAAGAGGTGAATGCAAAGTTGGAATTCGTTAAAGAACTCCTCACTAGAAATAACGCACAAATTGAGTCTGTTATCCCAATGGGAACACGAAAGCTTGCGTATGTGATTAAAAAATACGAAAGAGGGACTTATTTTGTGATTTATTTTAAAGCCGAGCCAAGCTTTATTGCTGAGCTTGAAAGGGTGCTTAAAATCACTGAAGAAGTGATACGATTCTTAATCGTTAAGTATGAAAATAAGCAAGAAATCGCTGCTTGGGAAAAGCTTAGTCATGGTGTCAAGCAAGCTAAAAAGGAAATCAAACCTTTAGACGCTCCAGAAGTTTAA
- a CDS encoding copper resistance protein CopD, protein MQILYPYFLTLHLLCVIIFLGFIFTDVVLLSRLKKAFGEQKTSEILTPVMKVGVKIMPVCVLLLVLSGGAMMSSYIGFSKGFFDTPLQTLLSIKIILALVIVCFVLNALCFKLVLKRANPLAAYTHKIVFCLGFVIVILAKFAFFV, encoded by the coding sequence ATGCAAATTTTATATCCGTATTTTTTAACCCTTCATTTGCTTTGTGTGATTATTTTCTTGGGTTTTATTTTTACTGATGTGGTGCTTTTGAGTCGCTTGAAAAAAGCTTTTGGCGAGCAAAAAACAAGTGAGATTTTAACTCCTGTTATGAAAGTAGGCGTGAAGATAATGCCTGTTTGTGTGCTTTTGCTTGTCTTAAGTGGTGGGGCAATGATGAGTTCATATATAGGTTTTTCAAAAGGTTTTTTTGATACGCCTTTGCAAACTCTTTTGAGTATAAAAATCATTCTAGCCCTTGTCATAGTGTGTTTTGTGCTTAATGCCTTGTGTTTTAAACTTGTGCTTAAAAGAGCAAATCCACTCGCAGCTTATACGCATAAGATAGTCTTTTGTTTGGGTTTTGTTATCGTGATTTTAGCAAAGTTTGCCTTTTTTGTATAA
- a CDS encoding NAD(P)/FAD-dependent oxidoreductase has translation MKKSVAIVGGSIAGLSAALVLASAKNAELDFDITIIDDDKADLKAVAIYNVPLFPKGIQGKEIIEHTKKQIDDLLKVKYVSGTISEISGSKGDFSLKGAAEEIKAEYIILATGASKFEISGLGDIVKPHELMNKPGKIRLAYSGRQEVKPGIYVGGLASGVTTMVTCAMGSGAEAACAVLSDIKGAVSIVHDTPTSRA, from the coding sequence ATGAAAAAATCAGTAGCCATAGTTGGTGGAAGTATAGCAGGATTGAGCGCGGCTTTAGTTTTAGCTTCAGCAAAAAATGCTGAACTTGATTTTGATATCACTATCATCGATGATGACAAGGCGGATTTGAAGGCTGTTGCGATTTATAATGTGCCTTTGTTTCCAAAAGGGATTCAAGGTAAAGAGATTATCGAGCACACAAAAAAACAAATTGATGACTTGCTAAAAGTGAAGTATGTAAGTGGCACGATTAGCGAAATTAGTGGCTCTAAGGGGGATTTTAGTCTTAAGGGGGCTGCCGAGGAGATAAAAGCTGAGTATATTATCCTTGCTACAGGTGCTTCAAAATTTGAAATTTCTGGCTTAGGCGATATAGTTAAGCCTCATGAGTTGATGAATAAACCGGGCAAAATTCGCCTTGCTTACAGCGGACGCCAAGAAGTAAAACCGGGTATTTATGTAGGTGGCTTGGCTTCTGGAGTTACAACAATGGTAACTTGCGCGATGGGAAGCGGTGCAGAAGCAGCTTGTGCTGTGCTTAGTGATATAAAGGGTGCGGTAAGCATAGTGCATGACACACCAACAAGTCGTGCATAA
- the holA gene encoding DNA polymerase III subunit delta codes for MYRKDLQNLLKGNYFPHFFALYGADDFQTELFASFIKEKFGVDECLKLYFEEYDFARASDYLASASLFSEKKLLELKSFKKPSKKELEALISLCKQSEDNFFLLELYDESSKQNELEKSFENNFARFFKPSSAKEGIELLSLKAKELGINATHNALLFLYQNFDENLYLASSELNKFAGLSIDENVVEKYCFSLSVLGFESFFEQLLQGKDLRVELEKFLENFNEIALLNSLSSNFYRLFKINLYAKIYGKVDLKELLGYAPPPNVASKLQMQAFALSLTQYQKIFFLCLQSEYELKTNSKLIKKEFLIATLLELSQILKNKKELK; via the coding sequence ATGTATAGAAAGGATTTGCAGAATTTATTAAAAGGCAATTATTTTCCGCATTTTTTTGCTTTATATGGGGCAGATGATTTTCAAACCGAGCTTTTTGCAAGCTTTATTAAAGAAAAATTTGGTGTTGATGAATGCTTAAAGCTTTATTTTGAGGAGTATGATTTTGCAAGGGCGAGTGATTATTTGGCGAGTGCTTCTTTATTTAGCGAAAAAAAACTACTTGAATTAAAAAGCTTTAAAAAGCCCAGCAAAAAAGAGCTTGAGGCTTTAATTAGTCTTTGCAAACAAAGCGAGGATAACTTCTTTTTGCTTGAACTCTATGATGAGTCAAGCAAGCAAAACGAGCTTGAAAAAAGCTTTGAGAATAATTTTGCACGATTTTTTAAACCAAGCTCAGCCAAAGAAGGTATAGAGCTTTTAAGTTTAAAAGCAAAAGAACTTGGCATTAACGCAACGCATAATGCCTTGCTTTTTTTATATCAAAATTTTGATGAAAACTTATATCTTGCTTCAAGCGAGCTTAATAAATTCGCTGGCTTAAGCATAGATGAAAATGTGGTTGAAAAGTATTGTTTTAGTCTTAGTGTGCTTGGTTTTGAAAGTTTTTTTGAACAGCTTTTGCAAGGTAAAGATTTAAGAGTTGAGCTTGAAAAATTCTTAGAAAATTTTAATGAAATTGCCTTGCTTAACTCTTTGTCAAGCAATTTTTACCGCCTTTTTAAGATTAACTTGTATGCTAAAATTTATGGCAAGGTTGATTTAAAAGAGCTTTTAGGCTATGCCCCACCACCAAATGTAGCGAGCAAGCTTCAAATGCAAGCCTTTGCATTAAGTCTGACTCAGTATCAAAAAATCTTTTTTTTATGTTTGCAAAGTGAATATGAGCTTAAAACAAATTCAAAACTCATCAAAAAAGAATTTCTTATCGCCACTTTGCTCGAGCTTAGCCAAATCCTTAAAAATAAAAAAGAGCTTAAATAA
- a CDS encoding RNB domain-containing ribonuclease: protein MKEFLKALSFGLEEKQLLNEFKQILRELVLKDIVKEYKHKFYLNNGFVFGKIDISSKQTGFLEVFNEGFERDLLIEHKDLNTANYQDIVVCKLLPLRKKRPKAKVVMVLKRANKSSLLVSKKQGNLILGMNIKTGLMQSLNASQKSLKALPLGTIFKVENENNTIVEVLGHIDDECVDEKISLALYNKNEAFTQACLEEAEAYGDFVEASMYENRLDLRHLNFCTIDPIDAKDFDDAIFYDEKARELFVAIADVSEYVAAYSALDKEARARGFSIYFPHKAIPMLPRKLSENICSLKPNEDRLVFGFKFSFDETGEVLKEELFEGIINSKARFHYDEVDEFLEKKPNLGAFNWLYALFKLTQILRKRRLKNAFEFHTLELKMILNQKQELTATRYESDTPSHALIEDCMLLANKAAAKLIETGVFRNHLPADRKKITKLITELASLGIDAKLKANLFEFIKDVQTLAQDLGIREEVDKLIIKAQKRAEYASENLGHFGLGFERYTHFTSPIRRYSDLILHRLLKAKLRKDEKTFKYLLLNINSTCESLSVLEREADKVAFDFMDRKFARWAKKHLHERFRAFVSENININIAKLDDELKGAELILLDESANLLQKVELEICDVDIIMAKIFAKITQNLESLERKNV from the coding sequence GTGAAAGAATTTTTAAAAGCACTCAGCTTTGGACTTGAAGAAAAACAGCTTCTCAATGAATTTAAGCAAATTTTAAGAGAGCTTGTCTTAAAAGACATAGTCAAAGAATACAAGCATAAATTTTACCTTAACAACGGCTTTGTTTTTGGAAAAATAGACATCTCAAGTAAACAAACAGGCTTTTTAGAAGTCTTTAACGAAGGCTTTGAAAGGGATTTGCTTATAGAGCATAAAGACTTAAACACAGCAAATTATCAAGATATAGTTGTTTGCAAGCTTTTGCCCTTGCGTAAAAAACGTCCAAAAGCTAAAGTTGTAATGGTGCTTAAAAGGGCAAATAAAAGCTCCTTGCTTGTGAGTAAAAAACAAGGCAATCTTATACTTGGTATGAATATCAAAACAGGCTTAATGCAAAGCTTAAATGCAAGTCAAAAAAGCCTTAAAGCCCTGCCACTTGGCACTATATTTAAGGTAGAAAATGAAAACAACACTATAGTTGAGGTTCTAGGGCATATTGATGATGAGTGTGTTGATGAGAAAATTTCACTTGCTTTATACAATAAAAACGAGGCTTTTACGCAAGCTTGTCTTGAGGAAGCTGAGGCGTATGGGGATTTTGTTGAAGCAAGTATGTATGAAAACAGGCTTGATTTGAGGCATTTAAACTTTTGCACCATCGATCCAATCGACGCAAAAGACTTTGATGATGCGATCTTTTATGATGAAAAAGCAAGAGAACTTTTTGTAGCGATTGCTGATGTGAGCGAGTATGTGGCTGCTTATAGTGCCTTAGATAAAGAAGCAAGGGCAAGGGGTTTTTCGATCTATTTTCCACACAAAGCCATTCCTATGCTGCCTCGAAAATTAAGTGAAAATATCTGTTCTTTAAAGCCAAATGAAGATCGTCTTGTTTTTGGTTTTAAATTTAGCTTTGATGAAACTGGCGAAGTGCTTAAAGAAGAGCTTTTTGAGGGGATTATTAATTCAAAGGCAAGATTTCATTATGATGAGGTTGATGAATTTTTAGAAAAAAAGCCAAATTTAGGTGCATTTAACTGGCTTTATGCACTTTTTAAGCTAACGCAAATACTTAGAAAAAGACGTCTTAAAAATGCCTTTGAGTTTCATACTTTAGAGCTTAAAATGATCTTAAATCAAAAACAAGAGCTTACAGCCACGCGTTATGAGAGCGATACGCCTTCACATGCTTTGATCGAAGATTGTATGCTTTTAGCAAACAAAGCAGCTGCAAAGCTCATAGAAACGGGCGTTTTTAGAAATCATCTTCCAGCTGATCGCAAAAAAATCACTAAGCTTATCACAGAGCTAGCCAGCCTTGGCATTGACGCAAAATTAAAAGCAAATTTGTTTGAATTTATCAAAGATGTGCAAACTTTAGCCCAGGATTTAGGCATTAGAGAAGAAGTTGATAAGCTTATCATCAAAGCACAAAAAAGAGCTGAATACGCGAGTGAAAATTTAGGACATTTTGGCTTGGGTTTTGAGCGCTATACTCATTTTACAAGTCCTATTAGAAGGTATTCTGATCTTATTTTGCATAGGCTTTTAAAAGCAAAATTAAGAAAAGATGAAAAAACCTTTAAATATTTGCTTTTAAACATAAATAGCACTTGTGAAAGTTTAAGCGTGCTTGAACGAGAAGCTGATAAGGTGGCGTTTGACTTTATGGATAGGAAATTTGCTCGCTGGGCAAAGAAGCATTTGCATGAGCGTTTTAGGGCTTTTGTAAGTGAAAATATCAATATTAATATAGCCAAACTTGATGATGAGCTTAAAGGCGCAGAGCTGATTTTGCTTGATGAAAGTGCAAATTTACTTCAAAAAGTTGAGCTTGAAATTTGTGATGTTGATATTATAATGGCGAAAATTTTTGCTAAAATTACACAAAATTTAGAGAGCTTGGAGCGAAAAAATGTATAG
- a CDS encoding divergent polysaccharide deacetylase family protein, giving the protein MFKNKTLILFVFIGIILLCGLFFVFMDFDPKEELKLAQENTLHQIQTQEENESKKLIKGLFADYIADDENNTSKDTLTLWQSQEKNTTETNATNEFFANFKLSQNQILHNQKAYFDFFALPLKPLKEENLSTLSNKNEANITLELNTSLSQNDTSQLPQKPQNINFKNNTKKAKLAIIIDDIASKDQVKALKKTGLKLIPSFFPSDKNHPRTKEFAREFDFFMVHLPLAALHFKGEERRTLQPNDTQEHIDARIAEIDKDFVGLKFINNHTGSLFTSDEKAMEKLFKAFKKYNFIFVDSVTIGSSKAVKLAPQFQRLYIKRDIFLDNEDDVKKIKKELAKAVALAHKKGFAIAIAHPRKNTFKALEQSKDLLQSVELVYLNEVYEYD; this is encoded by the coding sequence ATGTTTAAAAATAAAACCCTTATTCTTTTTGTATTTATTGGCATTATCCTGCTTTGCGGGCTATTTTTTGTTTTTATGGATTTTGATCCTAAAGAAGAGCTTAAACTCGCACAAGAAAATACGCTTCATCAAATTCAAACACAAGAAGAAAATGAAAGCAAAAAGCTTATAAAAGGCTTATTTGCTGATTATATAGCTGATGATGAAAATAACACAAGCAAGGACACCCTCACTCTTTGGCAAAGTCAAGAAAAAAACACCACAGAAACAAATGCTACAAATGAATTTTTTGCAAATTTCAAACTCAGCCAAAATCAAATTTTGCATAATCAAAAAGCATATTTTGACTTTTTTGCACTTCCTTTAAAACCCTTAAAAGAAGAAAATTTAAGCACCTTGTCAAACAAAAATGAAGCAAATATCACACTTGAACTCAATACAAGTTTAAGCCAAAACGACACATCACAACTGCCTCAAAAACCACAAAACATAAATTTCAAAAATAATACAAAAAAAGCCAAACTCGCCATCATTATCGATGATATAGCAAGTAAAGATCAAGTAAAAGCGCTTAAAAAAACAGGGCTTAAACTCATACCTTCTTTTTTTCCAAGCGATAAAAACCACCCTCGTACAAAGGAATTTGCAAGAGAATTTGACTTTTTTATGGTGCATTTGCCCTTAGCTGCTCTTCATTTTAAAGGAGAAGAAAGAAGAACTTTGCAGCCAAATGATACTCAAGAACACATTGATGCAAGGATAGCTGAAATTGATAAAGATTTTGTTGGCTTAAAATTCATTAACAATCATACAGGAAGTTTATTTACCAGCGATGAAAAAGCTATGGAAAAGCTCTTTAAAGCTTTTAAAAAATATAATTTTATCTTTGTGGATTCTGTAACTATAGGCTCGAGCAAGGCTGTGAAGCTTGCTCCTCAATTTCAAAGATTGTATATCAAAAGAGATATTTTTCTTGACAATGAAGATGATGTGAAAAAGATCAAAAAAGAGCTTGCAAAGGCTGTTGCTTTAGCTCACAAAAAGGGTTTTGCTATAGCTATAGCCCACCCGCGCAAAAATACCTTTAAGGCTTTAGAACAAAGCAAAGATTTGCTTCAAAGCGTTGAACTTGTGTATTTGAATGAAGTGTATGAGTATGATTAA